The window ttcgtcaggtagagctccGCCTGATGGAAGGCCAGCCGGCAGGGCAGGCAGCGAGGCTCGGGGAGGGTGGGGACGCTGGCTGCCGCAGCCCGGCCGCGCGCTGCTCTCTGCTCTGGGCGGGACTCCGGCCCCGCCGCCGCGTCCCGGAGCTCCTCCCGTGCCAACGCAGAAGCGAGGGACGCTCTAGCCTCCTCCACGCCCCGTCCCCGCAGCTCTATGGCCGGAAGGTGGACTCTCTGGGCTCCCCGTGACAGGAAGTGGCGGGGCGGGGCCTCCCCGGCCTCTGGCGGCGGCGCTGATTGGCTGGCGCTCCGGTTTGAacgcagaggcggcggcggctcggtCGAGacgagaaagagggagaaagcctGGAGGCGGGTGAGTGGAAGGccggccccctccccttccctccccccccaccacccatggcCCCCGAAGGACCGCCTGGCCCGGcctcagcagccccccccccacactagctggctgcccctgaacatggaggctccatcagCCCGGCCAAAGGCGGCGCCCCTCTCGCCCCCTGCCCGCCGGCCTCTTCCTCCAGGCTGCTCCTGGCCGGCCtccgccctgctgctgctgctgctgctcctgtggcagCCCGTTCCACAGAGCGGAGGGAGGGAGCCCCTCCTTCACTCTCTCCAGCCGGTCcccgggggcaggggggcaggcaggcccCTCTCTGCCCGTCATTGCCCTTTTGTGCTGCTGCTCCTCGTAGTAGGagcctcttcctccctccagACTGGGTGGGAAGCTGCCCCAGACAGGCAGACCGAGGCCTTTCCTCCCTGCAGGGGCTCCAGCGGCCGCAGCCGTCTCCTCCTCCGCCTTTCCTGCCCTTTCCCTGTGTGCTGCAGGCAGGGGGCCGAGCGTGGCCACCCCATCACCGCTCGGGAGGAGGGCAGGCTGGGTCTCTTCTTCGAAGCAGGGTCCCCTGACAGggacccccaggtgttgttgactacaacttccatggacccccagccaaagccattgcagctggggatgctgggagttgtagtctgcaaCGTCTTGGCATCTCTGTCAGAGGGGGCATGGGTTCCAAGTGTGGCGTTTGCCGTCCGCGTGGCTGCCGTGTCGCTGCATGCAGTCACTCTCCACaacctcaagtatgtagtacaccactctgggctccttggaggaagagcgggacataaatgtaacaacaacaacaaccacgcCAAGATCTCCTTCGGGGTTTGTTGCCAACTGCTTGGATTCCAGCCGTGCACATATGGGATCTGCCCCAGCGTGCATCACTCTACACTTATTTGCATGGAATCCTGACTGTATCGCCTTCCTCATGTTTGCAGAACATCCCTTTCTGCCATCCTGACTGGCTGCTCATTTCCATCTAgcatggcattattattattattatcattatttattttcctttccctAAGGTTTGACCTCTCATCATGGCTCCAAAGAAGAGGACCACACGATGTACCAATAAGAATTCTGTGAAAAGCAAAAAGGTGGATGCGTTTCTAAAGGATTTTGACCAGGAAGGTAACAGCCTCTTTTGTTTGAAAGACAAGCAGTGTTCAAGGACCCCAGAACCCCTGGGCTGTTAAGGAGGGAGGGGTTGTTCTGAATCTGGAGACGGGGACTCTTACACGGCATGCCCAGGGTGGCTTCTAAGCCCTGCAGGATGAAGGCCGCTGAGCCTCCTGTAGCCAGATGGTCTGCAGGACTTAGAAGCTGTTCAGGTAATTCCAGATATCAGTTGAGTGTGTGGGGAGCAATGAAACGGGGGCTTTGTGAAACCAGGTAAAGGGGCCAAGCAGATGTACAGTGTTTGCCACCCCATTGCTTGTGTGGCCCCGTTAATTATGGCACAAGGTGAGGGTGTGGGCTCTCTCTTAAATCTATAGCCAgccttgcggtagtgagcatagatttctgcctttgctaagcagagtttgccctgatttgcatttggatgggagactacaggtgaccTCTGTCTGCTGCGAGATACTCCACTCCACATAAGGGAGCGGGCCACAGCTCagaagcagagcatctgcttgtgtgtAGGAGGTGCCAGGAGCTGGGAATGATTCCTGCCTGGAGCctgggagagcccctgccaggcACTGTACATGGACCATGAGTGACGTGGTAtcaggctgcttcctgtgttcctaccccGCTGCCTTTCTAGGTTGCAGAAGTGGATCCGTGCCCTTCTACTTGCCCCTGCTTGCTAACTAAGGCTCCAAATTAGGCCTCCTCGTAAAGTTCTGTAATCTTGGAAGTACACACGTTTGATTgagttgtttttattatatgtaaCTTGTGCCTTGATTTTTCTGTTTTATAGAAAATGCTCAATGTGTCTAACAGTATACCAATAAAACACACTacacaggtggaccttgttatctgcaggggttctggTCCCACTGATTTCTGCAGGTAACACAACTGCAGATAATGCATCAGTTGATGGCAGTTGCCTGCAGGACCAAAAAAGGCTAAAAACAGTGAAAACGAGAGAGAAAGAGTGCTGTACCCTGCTCTGCAAGTCAACAACTGTCCAGTGATGCCCTCCCCACAACCCCCAATTTCGGGGATTtttggtgtacagattaaaacaattgcttttaaagagccacaaaacagCTCCTTTATgcaaaatggtggtcagaaatgacataTGAGGTTTTAAACCCTTTTATATACcatgtatactgaggttgggtgtcaattgccTGACCCTGGAACTGCGGATGTTGGGACCATGAgtgacgaggtccacctgtagttgCTTAAACAcagtacattaaaacaaaaacagtaaaaGGCATCAACACCAGAATGTAAAGTGGCAGAGGTAAAAATGACATTAGTAGCATCGGACCAAAGAATAGAACTGCACCCAGAGACAAGAAAAGCCTGTTGGATCCGGCTAATCTTCTCTTGGTGGTGAAATGCCTCCAGAAGAGAAGTGAGGCAAGGCTCACTTGGGAGggagccctgcaatcagggcaaagccacagagaaggctctacacacacacacaaacacaccccatcatcaattttattacagccattggccagcaggaatagaaataacaaacatatccaatacaacaatactaaaacacaataaaacaaaatacagtcattcataaaaaaatagtttaaaaagcataaacagctcccacagttaagcacttaattgagaccttaacctaatggcaatataaaaaatttttgctacaatttttgtaatctcagagcttacaTCCTTGAGAtggtaatatgtataaaaacgctcgcacctcccaggaaatttgagtaacaaaggggagataagttcttcacacacacacacacaccaggtgcTCTCCCAGGGCATGGAAGATACCCTCTCCTACACTGGAATGTAATAACACTcgtgctggatcaggaccaagaaccttctagtccagcatcctgtttcccacagtggcccaccaggtcatgcctgccaacatgagacttgcgttttgggcggtagacaaatgtgttaaataaaattaacatgcccctattttcccatttgctggaatggaaaaatagggacatgttggcaggtatgccagGTGCCTttgagaagaggaagaggtgaggctgtgtcctctctctctctcctgctgttgcttccctgcatctggtatttacaggcttcttgcttctgaggcgggaggtggcctctagccatcaagactactagccattgatagtcctgtccttcaagaatttatctaagcctcctttaaagccatccaagctagtggccatcaccacatcccatgacagagaattccatagtgcagtgtgaaaagtacttccttttatctgtCCTAAATGTCACatccttcattttcatgggatggcccctgttttgagtgttgtgagagagggagggggaaaaatcatctctttctactccatgcatggttttatagacctccctcatgtctccccacagtggcctgttttccaaagtaaagagccccaggtgttgcaatcttccctcataaggaaggtgcttcaggccctggtcatcttggttgccctcttctgcacctttcccagttcgacaatgtccttcttcagatatgactgtatgcagtactacaaatgtggctacacaccatagatttgtataagggattTTCTATAccaaaacagggtgctggactagatgggcctgtggTCTGATGCGGCAGGGCCGTTCTTACGTAGATCACTTTTGAACCagttaaagagcaccggtcccagtacagatccttggggaccccactccttactttcctccatggtgaaaactctccatttattcctgccctgttttctgcccttcaaccagttgccaaaccacacatgaacctgcccccttatccttGACTGCTAAATTCCCTCAAGAGCCGCCTTAGCCAGCAGGTTGCAACCTCTGGGCAAGTTCATATGGAAAAGGCTGCCCTTCCGGTCCCTGGGCCccaactgtttagggctttccaCAGTCAAAAGCAGCACTGGGAGTTGTGTTCTGAGCCCAGGGGTGGGCTCGGGGTGGGCGTGGGCAGGGCTCTCCTTGCAACCAGGGAGGTGCCTGTTGCTCTGTCCACAGCCTGCCTGCAACGTTTTgagccagctgcagtttccaaattctCCTTGAAAGCCACACATTTGCTCTGCTATCTGGTAGTGCTGCACGGGCTTCTTATTTGCTTGTTTGATGATGCTGAGACCCGAAGAATATGAGTGAGGATGAGGCTCTTATTGGCTACTAGCAAATATAGACTCTTATTGGCTACAAgttggtggctctaggccacctctagcctccgaggcaggatgcttgtgaataccagttgcaggggagtcacagcaggagggagggcatgcccctctcaactcctgctgtaggcttccagtggcatctggtgggccactgtgtgaaagaggatgggcttccttgggcctgacccagcagggctgttcttctgttcgcGGTGCCCAGTTGCGTGTATGACTGTATAGATCAGATGTGCTGTTTCCTGTTTGAGCTGCAGTTTGTTCATTagattcttgggttctctgagtCTGGGGAGAGCAGGACAGAAGTCGATAAACGTTTACAGGAGTGTCTCTCCTTCTCTGGAAAGGGATGCATCGTTGACTTGTCCTACACCGGGCTCCTGGCTGCCAGTGCTAAGCCTTGTGGGGAGGTCAGAGGCCACCGGCCGGCCGGGACCCCGTAGAGCAGATCTCCAGCCTGATGGAGTCTGCAGCCAATTCTCCCGTGGAGGCTGACTCTTGCCCTGCTCCGCTTGCCTCCTAGTCAAGACACGGGTTGACCGGATCAGGGCGGAAGGCGAGATCCTTCTGAAGGAGATCAGCACCCTCTACAACATGGAAGTCCTCCGCCTCCCGACGGCCCTGAGGGACATGAACTGGCTCACCTACCATGGTACTCGGCTCCAGTCCTCGTTCGCAGAGCGGTGGGGGGCAGCAGGCTAGGGGGGCTCCCAGGCGCAGCGGCACTCCCGGTGGGCGTGTCTCGCGGCCAGCTTTCTTCCCTTTCTTGCTGTGTGTTGTTTTGCCCCAGTACTAGCACCGCGGCTCCAGTGTGCGCAGGCGCTCACTGTCCTCACCCAGCTGCTGGGCTCGGTCTTATTTCTGATCTGTGTGACGGGGTAGCCCAAGGCCCTGTGGCACCCCtggtggggggcagccccctttcagaaGCCCCCTGGCAAGCTTGGGAAGTGGCCaggagcctcctctcctctccttctcgtGCTGCTGGCAAGGAGGGTGGAGAAAGGCGGCTCTCCCTGCAGCGCTGCCTGCCAGGGCCAAGGGGGTCCCCAAGAGCTGCTCTGCTGGcagcctcttgccaccccagccGTCTGTGGCCGGCAGCCATCGCCCCACCCGAGGGCCAGCCCTGCGCACAGCGGTGCTGCTTCTGTAGCTCTTCCTGCCCCTCTAGCTCCCTCGGCAGCACCCAGCTCTTGGGGCCGGAGAGACGAGCGCCGGGACCTGCTTGTCGGAGTCCTCCTGGCGGCCAGTTTTGTGGCTGACTGAGTCACTGGCCCACCCCCCACAgctgtcctgccttccccacGGACAGCCACCCCGCCTCGCCATTGCTTTGGGCTTGTTTGGGTCCTGCTCTCATCCAGACCTTTCGCCCTTTAGCTCTCGGTGGAAGCGAAAAGGCCCTGGAGCAGGCAGCCTCGGTAGGTACCAGCTGCCCACCCCCTTGGCTGCAGGGCCAGCTCCCTGAGAGGCTGTGCTGCGGCCTCCGGGACTCcctcagcaacacacacacacacacacaccccttgcttcTTTTCTTCCATGTTTGCTGCCAGGTGGACTTGGACATCCTGGAGATTACCAAGGCGGCGTCTGAAGCTGTGCAGACTCCTCTCAAAACCCTCCGGAAAGGTCCGTGGGGGGCTGCCTTGGCCTGCTGGGCTTCGCCTGCCCTGTCCAGGGACTCGCAGAAGGgatgcggcgggggggtggggcgcAGTGGCACTGTGTTCTGTCTGCGCGTCACTTGGGAATGgtctgcagccctctgtgtgtgtctgaACTTCTCCCAGCTAAGAAAGTGAAGAAGGCGGTTGAGACCAtagaagaaggagaagaggagatgGACGCCCCACGCCTGCCTGCGGGGAAGAGGTTCCGGCAGGAGGGCGGCATTTCGGGGGCAGCAGAGCCAGTGCCTGTGGCAGCCCATCCTCGCCACAAACTGGAGAAGGTACGGGCCCGTCCAGCACCACCAGCCTGAATTCCTGCAGCCAGGGTCCGGGGCTGGGAGCAAGCAGGGCCTCGGTGGGGTGTGGCTCTTGAGCTGCTTCCTTCTGAAACCAGACCGGGTCGCCCAGTTGCCCCACTTGCTGGGAGGCGCCGGTgccctggggcaggagggggcaggCGGCCCTGGAGAACCTGCCCACAGCAGCTGGCCTTTGGCCCCCTCTCCGGCTGCTGGGGGACAGGAATCCCCCACTCGGCAGGGCCCAGGGCAGCTGCCGGTGTGTGGAGCACCAGCCTCGCTGGAGACGCCAGGGCTGAGCCAGGCGCCGCTTCTGTCTTGCAGGCCAAGAGCGGCACCAAGAAGGCCCCGGCTCCCAAGAGGAGCAGGCCTCCCTCGGCCCGGCCCATTCGCCTCAGTAAAAGGTGAGGCAAAGAGGCCGCTCTCGGGGCAAGGGCTTTGGCCACGGCAGTTGGGTCCCGCTGGCTGCGCCGTCCCTCGCTGACGCCGGTGCTTCCTTCCACAGGCTGATGAGCAAAGCAAGCTTTGACACTCTGGCCAgccagggagcccagcctgccccCACCGGCACGGCCTTTGCCACAAAGTTTGATTCCAGGTGAGCCAGCCCCGATCCCCGGCCCGTGCCTGCAGCTGACGTGAGCTGGGGCGAGGCCTTCTCACCCGCCCCCGGGAGGTGGCCTGCCTGGGCTTGGGTCccaagggctggctggctggccggccttcTGAGCTGGAGTTTGGGTCTTGTCTGCCCCCAGCGTGTTCAAGACCCCCGGCCTGCGGGCCCCTGCCGCTCACGAGCGCGTCTTCAGCATCTCTGCCAACGGGAGCCCTCTGGCCGACAGCAACGACATCTTCATCACTGTCCCCCTCAGCGGAGGGGAGGTAAGGCCAGGAGCGGCTCCTGGAGGCTCCGCCCCGCccaggcagcagctctgcagtgcCCGGGGACTGCCTGGGCTCGCTTGGGGCTCTCTCCAGGAGCAGAGTGGCCCCAGGGGTGAGtgcccaggatgccccatgccaGGAAGTTCCGGGGGGAAGTTCTGTGCCAGtggaggcccagctgcctctgcagcagctcctctctctctcctgctccacccAAGGggcgtgctgcctgcaggctggcaatgcatCAGgtcagctctacctgatgaatgtccagcctgcaggcaatgcaGCTCTCCGGTGGGGTGGAAGATGAGGAAGCACCCAGGCCCCCTCCTTTGGTGCCTGCCAGCTCCAGgatgagcagctgctgctgggcttgGGGTGCCAACAGCGGCGGGACACGCAGGGCGGGGCTGGTCAGAGCTGCCTGCCTTCAGCGGCCGAGTAGAGTTGGGCTGCCCCCTTGCCCGGGGCCTGCAAAGCCACCAGCCTGCTGGGGCAGAAGAGCCTCTCAGccgagaaaaggggagggggtggggtgggggggacggacGACTCGGGCGGTGCCTCTGGCCCGTGGGCCCTGCGGCCGTCTCCCTGTCGGGCGTCCGTCTCTTGGCTGGGGCTCGCAGGGCGTCggagcctcaggggtctctctcctcccgcccagAGCCTCCGCCTGAGAGCCAGCGAGCTCTCCAAGCACAACTTGCTGCACCTGAGCCAGGACGCCCTGGGCAGCGTGAAGAAGCTCTCggtaaggctgctgctgctgctgcggcggtGCTCCCTCAGGCTGGCTGGGGCTGGCCAAGGAGCCCTGCTCGGCTGTGGGCTGGGAGCGCCTGCTGGCCCCCCTCCCGGCCTGGCCTCGCGGGAGGCAGCTCTGAGCTTGCCAGGGAGGCCCCGCAAATCCTTCCAGTGGGCGAGGGACGTCCGCTTGGCTCCCCTTCTCCCCCGCCCTGGAGTGGCCTCTCCTTGCAGCTCCCTTCGGCGCAGGGTGGCCGCCTCTCCCTCCTCCGGCCCTCCCTTCCTGCTTGGATGAGCCAgctggaactgggggggggctgcccttCTTACcaccgggggggggcagcttccTGGCTTTGCCAGCCCCGTCTCTGCAGGCACGGGGGGCTCCAGAGGCTGCTTTTCCCTCCCCCAGGCTCAGCTGGTGACTCTCTGCGGCAGCCTCAAGAGCCAGAAGTGAGGACGGCCATCTCCACCCGCCGGGCCACTCCGGGCCTCCGCGGCTCTTCGTTGTCTCTGCTTGTTTCTAAGTACTGGTTGGGAATAAAGGCTTTGGGGTTGCGTGCAAAGCACCCGGCTGGCGATTCCTTGCCTGGAGCTCCTGCCCTCCGGACTGCTGCGCTTTCTCCTCTCTGCAGATCACAGCAGGCAGCACAAAGACCGGCCTCTCCCGGCGGAGGCCTTCCTGCCCCGGAGCCTTGGAGACCCCTCTTCTCAGCCTGGCTTTGCATTTCGCCTGGTTTTCCTCTTCATGAGCTGTAATCTGGTTTCAGTGTTTTCTGTCTTCGGGTAGACTGCCCTGAGCCCCTTTAGCAAGCTGGTGGATGTACACAGAACTAAAAAAGGAAATAAACGCTTTTAGAAGATCATGGGTGACAGCAGCAATGGCAGGCTTTAGGTCACTGGCAATGAATGGATCCGGCCCGTAAGCAACCTGCAGACTGAGCCAGGGAGACACGGCAGTGAAGCAAAGCTAACATGAAATGGAACAAcccttcccccttctctccaCCCATCGACTTCCAGGAGCCTGATTGGGGGGGGTGCGGTGTCTAAAGCATGATAATGGAGGTGCCCGATGCATCTCCCCTGGGAGGGAGTTCTCGGGCTTGAGGTGCAGCCTTGGAAAAGGCCCGTTTCCTGGCCTCTGAAAAGGATCTCGGGCCAAACATGTGCTGGGTTACGGCCAGTGCGCTCCTGCTCCAGCAGTGCTGGGCTCCCTCGGCAGCCTCCCTGCCAACTGTGCCTGCAGCAAAGGGCCACCAGGCTCAGCGTGGTGCCCCTTCAAGGGTGTGCCC of the Hemicordylus capensis ecotype Gifberg chromosome 3, rHemCap1.1.pri, whole genome shotgun sequence genome contains:
- the LOC128352190 gene encoding borealin-like — protein: MAPKKRTTRCTNKNSVKSKKVDAFLKDFDQEVKTRVDRIRAEGEILLKEISTLYNMEVLRLPTALRDMNWLTYHALGGSEKALEQAASVDLDILEITKAASEAVQTPLKTLRKAKKVKKAVETIEEGEEEMDAPRLPAGKRFRQEGGISGAAEPVPVAAHPRHKLEKAKSGTKKAPAPKRSRPPSARPIRLSKRLMSKASFDTLASQGAQPAPTGTAFATKFDSSVFKTPGLRAPAAHERVFSISANGSPLADSNDIFITVPLSGGESLRLRASELSKHNLLHLSQDALGSVKKLSAQLVTLCGSLKSQK